A single genomic interval of Plantibacter sp. Leaf314 harbors:
- a CDS encoding bifunctional (p)ppGpp synthetase/guanosine-3',5'-bis(diphosphate) 3'-pyrophosphohydrolase, with the protein MADTTTSSTASLRRLVPRIFSKAQPAGAVDTLMRTVRQHHPKADLALIERAYTVAERAHSGQKRQSGEPYITHPVAVSQILADLGIGPKTIVAALLHDTVEDTEYSLDQLHADFGDEVAMLVDGVTKLDKVKYGDSAQAETVRKMIVAMSKDIRVLIIKLADRLHNARTWGFVPAEKAAKKATETLEIYAPLAHRLGIQAIKWELEDLSFAVLYPKLYAEIESLVKQRTPQREEYVQHVIDAVNEDLKAQKIRGKVAGRPKQYYSIYQKMVVRGREFDDIYDLVGIRVLVNSLRDCYAVLGSIHARWTPVPGRFKDYIATPKFNLYQSLHTTVVGPGGKPVEIQIRTNEMHQRAEFGVAAHWKYKERMNSGKTATSAEPDNSMAWLAHISDWQAETADPGEFLDSLRFEIGAKEVYVFTPKGRVVGLPAGATPVDFAYAVHTEVGHRTMGARVNGRLVPLESSLNTGDVVEVFTSKNPDSGPSQDWLNFVKSPRARNKIRQWFTKERRDEAIEQGRDAIARAMRKQNLPLQKLMNQDSFAEVAAQLRYEDVTALYAAVGEGHVSTQSVLEKVVALLQKDADSEHAEYTVPVRGSRRERLQNSDSGVLVLGAPDILVKLAKCCTPVPGDEIVGFVTRGSGVSVHRGDCHNVQSLLQEPERMIDVEWAPSSKSVFLVQIQVEALDRAGLLSDVTRVLSEYHVNILSATVNTSSDRLAISRFVFEMGDTTHLDRVLNAVRRIDTVYDVYRVNGG; encoded by the coding sequence ATGGCGGACACCACGACATCCTCGACGGCCTCCCTGCGCCGTCTCGTCCCTCGGATCTTCTCGAAGGCGCAGCCTGCAGGAGCAGTCGACACGCTCATGCGGACGGTGCGCCAGCACCACCCGAAGGCGGACCTCGCGCTCATCGAGCGCGCGTACACGGTGGCGGAGCGGGCCCACTCGGGTCAGAAACGCCAGAGCGGTGAGCCCTACATCACCCACCCGGTCGCCGTGTCGCAGATCCTCGCAGACCTCGGTATCGGCCCGAAGACCATCGTCGCCGCACTGCTGCACGACACGGTCGAAGACACCGAGTACTCGCTCGACCAGTTGCACGCGGACTTCGGCGACGAGGTCGCGATGCTCGTCGACGGAGTGACGAAGCTCGACAAGGTCAAGTACGGCGACAGCGCGCAGGCTGAGACGGTCCGGAAGATGATCGTCGCGATGTCGAAGGACATCCGGGTCCTGATCATCAAGCTCGCGGACCGTCTGCACAATGCCCGCACCTGGGGTTTCGTCCCCGCGGAGAAGGCGGCGAAGAAGGCCACCGAGACGCTCGAGATCTATGCGCCGCTCGCCCACCGGCTCGGTATCCAGGCGATCAAGTGGGAGCTCGAGGACCTCTCGTTCGCCGTGCTGTACCCCAAGCTGTACGCCGAGATCGAGTCCCTCGTGAAGCAGCGGACGCCGCAGCGCGAGGAGTACGTGCAGCACGTCATCGACGCCGTGAACGAAGACCTCAAGGCGCAGAAGATCCGTGGCAAGGTGGCCGGCCGTCCCAAGCAGTACTACTCGATCTACCAGAAGATGGTGGTCCGCGGCCGCGAGTTCGACGACATCTACGACCTCGTCGGCATCAGGGTGCTCGTCAACTCGCTGCGCGACTGTTACGCGGTCCTCGGCTCGATCCACGCGCGGTGGACGCCCGTCCCCGGTCGGTTCAAGGACTACATCGCGACGCCGAAGTTCAACCTGTACCAGTCGCTGCACACGACCGTCGTCGGTCCCGGCGGCAAGCCGGTGGAGATCCAGATCCGGACGAACGAGATGCACCAGCGTGCCGAGTTCGGTGTCGCAGCGCATTGGAAGTACAAGGAGCGGATGAACAGCGGGAAGACCGCGACCTCCGCTGAACCCGACAACTCGATGGCCTGGCTCGCGCACATCTCGGACTGGCAGGCCGAGACCGCCGACCCGGGGGAGTTCCTCGACTCGCTGCGCTTCGAGATCGGCGCGAAAGAGGTCTACGTCTTCACCCCGAAGGGTCGAGTCGTCGGGCTCCCCGCCGGCGCCACGCCGGTCGACTTCGCGTACGCGGTCCACACGGAGGTCGGCCACCGCACGATGGGTGCCCGGGTGAACGGTCGACTCGTGCCGCTCGAGAGCTCGTTGAACACCGGTGACGTCGTCGAGGTGTTCACCTCGAAGAACCCCGACTCCGGTCCGAGCCAGGACTGGCTGAACTTCGTCAAGAGCCCCAGGGCGCGCAACAAGATCCGTCAGTGGTTCACCAAGGAACGCCGGGACGAGGCGATCGAACAGGGCCGCGACGCCATCGCGCGTGCCATGCGGAAGCAGAACCTGCCCCTGCAGAAGCTGATGAACCAGGACTCCTTCGCGGAGGTCGCGGCGCAGTTGCGCTACGAGGACGTCACCGCGCTCTACGCCGCCGTCGGCGAGGGCCACGTCTCGACGCAGTCGGTGCTCGAGAAGGTCGTCGCGCTGCTGCAGAAGGATGCAGACAGCGAGCACGCGGAATACACCGTGCCGGTCCGTGGGAGCCGACGCGAGCGGCTGCAGAACAGCGACTCCGGTGTCCTGGTGCTGGGTGCCCCCGACATCCTCGTCAAACTCGCCAAGTGCTGTACGCCGGTGCCGGGGGATGAGATCGTCGGGTTCGTCACCCGAGGGTCCGGCGTCTCCGTCCATCGGGGCGATTGCCACAACGTGCAGAGCCTCCTGCAGGAGCCGGAGCGCATGATCGACGTCGAGTGGGCGCCGTCGTCGAAGAGCGTGTTCCTCGTGCAGATCCAGGTCGAGGCCTTGGACCGCGCCGGCCTGCTCTCGGATGTGACCCGGGTGCTGTCCGAGTACCACGTCAACATCCTCTCCGCGACGGTCAACACCTCGAGCGATCGTCTGGCGATCAGTCGTTTCGTGTTCGAGATGGGCGACACCACCCACCTCGATCGCGTCCTCAACGCCGTCCGGCGCATCGACACCGTCTACGACGTCTACCGCGTCAACGGCGGCTGA
- the secF gene encoding protein translocase subunit SecF, with protein MGAFARFGNELYTGKRSYDFVGKRKIWYTIAIIAVVASILIPVVKGGFNFGIEFRGGSQFQIADVESTDQTLAEDAVSSVVSGATTHVTVVGGDAVRVQTDQLENDKVTQQVAAALADAYGVEQSDITSSFIGPSWGQDVSKQAIVGLIVFLVLAAILMALYFRTWKMSAAALLSLMHDLVITAGVYAATGWEITPAAMIGFLTILGFSLYDTVVVFDKIRENTTLDADGAARTFGESVNLAVNQTLVRSINTGVVAALPVAAILFFGAFVLGADTLRDISLALLVGILVGTYSTIFVAAPLYANFRHNEPRIAKHDKRVLQARERAQGSEAADGEQTEADAPLAR; from the coding sequence ATGGGTGCGTTCGCACGGTTCGGAAACGAGCTCTACACGGGCAAGCGCTCCTACGACTTCGTCGGTAAGCGCAAGATCTGGTACACGATCGCCATCATCGCGGTCGTCGCCTCCATCCTGATCCCCGTCGTCAAGGGCGGCTTCAACTTCGGCATCGAGTTCCGCGGTGGTTCGCAGTTCCAGATCGCCGACGTCGAGAGCACGGACCAGACCCTCGCCGAAGACGCGGTCTCCTCCGTCGTCTCCGGCGCGACGACCCACGTGACCGTCGTGGGTGGAGACGCCGTCCGCGTCCAGACCGACCAGCTCGAGAACGACAAGGTGACCCAGCAGGTGGCGGCAGCACTGGCCGACGCCTACGGGGTCGAGCAGTCCGACATCACCAGCTCGTTCATCGGGCCGTCCTGGGGTCAGGACGTCTCCAAGCAGGCGATCGTCGGCCTGATCGTGTTCCTGGTGCTCGCAGCGATCCTCATGGCGCTGTACTTCCGCACCTGGAAGATGTCGGCCGCCGCCCTGCTGTCCCTCATGCACGACCTCGTGATCACGGCGGGCGTGTACGCGGCGACCGGGTGGGAGATCACCCCGGCGGCCATGATCGGCTTCCTCACCATCCTCGGCTTCTCGCTCTACGACACCGTGGTGGTGTTCGACAAGATCCGCGAGAACACGACGCTCGACGCCGATGGTGCCGCGCGGACGTTCGGGGAGTCCGTGAACCTCGCGGTGAACCAGACCCTCGTCCGCTCGATCAACACGGGCGTCGTCGCTGCTCTCCCGGTCGCCGCGATCCTCTTCTTCGGTGCGTTCGTGCTCGGAGCGGACACCCTCCGCGACATCTCCCTCGCCCTGCTCGTCGGCATCCTCGTCGGCACGTACTCGACGATCTTCGTCGCGGCGCCGCTCTACGCGAACTTCCGACACAACGAGCCCCGCATCGCCAAGCACGACAAGCGCGTGCTGCAGGCGCGCGAGCGGGCCCAGGGATCGGAAGCCGCCGACGGCGAACAGACGGAAGCCGACGCGCCGCTGGCGCGTTGA
- the secD gene encoding protein translocase subunit SecD, whose protein sequence is MAKSTPVKKAWRSLTWLGVILIGLFAINAAGVLWGNSSWAPKLALDLEGGTQIILAPKLESGQTVSNEQLNQAVAIIRQRVDASGVSEAEITTQGQNVVVAIPGTPDEATLQRIQSSAKLEFRPVLTSQQLTPGQPSNTFIGEDGASTPYPTPDPGLQSTPTAAPTDASDLSQVTPALYAQFQAYDCAAEADSLDATAAPAAEPLVTCDVDGTFKYVLGPVEVSGQDLSDASAGIKTTQNGASTGEWAVYPVFNEQGTKLFADVTGRLTALQSPQNQFAIVLDGNVISAPQSLAVISDGKPEISGSFTEESAKTLADQLKFGALPISFVVQSQDTISATLGSTQLESGLIAGLIGLILVVIYTLFQYRLLGTVTIASLVAAAVLTYIVILLMSWRQGFRLSLAGIAGLIVAIGFTADSFIVYFERIKDELRDGRGLESAVEAGWKRAKRTIYAAKGVNLLSAVVLYVLAIGNVRGFALTLGVTTIIDVIVVLLFTHPMMQLLGQTKLFNSGKPFTGLDPSALGAIYRGRAEFRKPTGVPGVKASSSSREAAKRQTIAERKQAALVGGGAETRSDDLPTDGKDS, encoded by the coding sequence TTGGCAAAGTCGACTCCGGTCAAGAAGGCGTGGCGTTCGCTCACGTGGCTTGGCGTAATCCTCATCGGTTTGTTCGCGATCAACGCGGCCGGAGTCCTCTGGGGGAACAGTTCCTGGGCGCCCAAGCTGGCCCTGGACCTCGAGGGTGGCACGCAGATCATCCTGGCGCCGAAGCTCGAGTCCGGCCAGACGGTCTCGAACGAGCAGCTCAACCAGGCGGTGGCCATCATCCGGCAGCGTGTGGACGCGTCCGGTGTCTCCGAAGCCGAGATCACCACGCAGGGCCAGAACGTCGTCGTCGCCATCCCCGGCACGCCCGACGAGGCGACGCTGCAGCGCATCCAGTCCTCGGCGAAGCTCGAGTTCCGTCCGGTCCTGACGTCGCAGCAGCTGACCCCCGGTCAGCCGTCGAACACCTTCATCGGTGAGGACGGCGCGTCGACGCCGTACCCCACACCCGACCCCGGTCTCCAGAGCACCCCGACGGCCGCGCCCACCGACGCGAGCGACCTCTCCCAGGTCACGCCGGCGCTGTACGCACAGTTCCAGGCGTATGACTGCGCCGCCGAGGCCGATTCGCTCGACGCCACGGCAGCGCCGGCAGCGGAACCGCTCGTCACCTGCGACGTCGACGGCACGTTCAAGTACGTCCTCGGTCCCGTCGAGGTGTCCGGTCAGGACCTCTCGGACGCGAGCGCCGGCATCAAGACCACGCAGAACGGTGCCAGCACCGGCGAGTGGGCCGTCTACCCCGTCTTCAACGAGCAGGGCACGAAGCTCTTCGCCGACGTCACCGGTCGACTCACCGCGCTGCAGAGCCCACAGAACCAGTTCGCGATCGTGCTCGACGGCAACGTCATCTCCGCACCGCAGTCCCTCGCGGTCATCTCCGACGGCAAGCCGGAGATCAGCGGGTCGTTCACCGAGGAGTCCGCGAAGACCCTCGCCGACCAGCTCAAGTTCGGCGCGTTGCCCATCAGCTTCGTGGTCCAGAGCCAGGACACCATCTCGGCGACCCTCGGGTCCACGCAGCTCGAGAGCGGATTGATCGCCGGGCTCATCGGACTCATCCTCGTCGTGATCTACACCCTGTTCCAATACCGGTTGCTGGGTACCGTCACGATCGCCTCGCTCGTCGCCGCCGCGGTCCTGACGTACATCGTGATCCTGCTGATGTCCTGGCGACAGGGCTTCCGACTGTCGCTCGCCGGCATAGCGGGGTTGATCGTGGCCATCGGGTTCACGGCCGACTCGTTCATCGTCTACTTCGAGCGCATCAAGGACGAGCTTCGCGACGGACGCGGGCTGGAGTCCGCCGTCGAGGCCGGATGGAAGCGTGCGAAGCGCACCATCTATGCGGCGAAGGGCGTCAACCTCCTATCGGCCGTCGTGCTCTACGTCCTCGCCATCGGCAACGTCCGTGGGTTCGCGTTGACCCTCGGCGTGACGACCATCATCGACGTCATCGTCGTGCTGCTCTTCACGCACCCGATGATGCAGCTCCTCGGGCAGACGAAGCTGTTCAACAGCGGCAAGCCGTTCACGGGCCTCGACCCGTCCGCGCTCGGGGCGATCTACCGCGGCCGTGCCGAGTTCCGCAAGCCGACGGGCGTCCCCGGCGTCAAGGCCTCCTCCAGCAGCCGTGAGGCGGCGAAGCGGCAGACGATCGCGGAGCGGAAGCAGGCCGCCCTCGTGGGCGGCGGTGCAGAGACCAGATCAGACGATCTGCCGACCGATGGGAAGGACTCCTGA
- the yajC gene encoding preprotein translocase subunit YajC has translation MTLVLFGLAGVMIVFMMVSNNKRKKQAAETEQKLLPGAEVLTGFGVYGTLISMDRDARKADVEIAPGVIVTIDPRYAGAVVPPAVSETVEDAPVVESIPDDAAGIETKAEYGQRVEDSSKPQKSDD, from the coding sequence ATGACCCTCGTCCTGTTCGGCCTCGCCGGCGTCATGATCGTGTTCATGATGGTGAGCAACAACAAGCGGAAGAAGCAGGCCGCGGAGACGGAGCAGAAGCTCCTCCCGGGTGCAGAGGTGCTCACCGGCTTCGGCGTGTACGGCACGCTCATCTCCATGGACCGCGACGCCCGGAAGGCCGACGTCGAGATCGCTCCCGGGGTCATCGTCACGATCGACCCGCGCTACGCCGGTGCCGTCGTGCCCCCGGCCGTCTCCGAGACCGTCGAGGACGCTCCCGTCGTCGAGTCGATCCCGGACGACGCCGCAGGCATCGAGACCAAGGCCGAGTACGGTCAGCGCGTCGAGGACTCCTCGAAGCCCCAGAAGAGCGACGACTAG
- the ruvB gene encoding Holliday junction branch migration DNA helicase RuvB, with the protein MTDTPEDLTNPASESDAELAFEGALRPRSLSEFVGQSKARGQLQLLITAAGMQNRTPDHILLAGPPGLGKTTLAMIVAHETGKPLRLTSGPAIQHAGDLAAVLSSLTPGEVLFIDEIHRMARPAEEMLYLAMEDFRIDIMVGKGAGATSIPLELAPFTLVGATTRSGLLPNPLRDRFGFTAHLEFYDEPELQQVLHRTADMLGLDIDARAVEEIAGRCRGTPRIANRLLRRVRDYALVHGGRADLDTVRAALELYDVDALGLDRLDRSVMEGMLDRFAGGPVGLSTLAVSVGEEPETIESVVEPFLVRIGLITRTPRGRVATPSAWRHFGRTPSQPGATLDGL; encoded by the coding sequence GTGACGGACACCCCCGAAGACCTCACCAACCCGGCATCCGAGTCCGACGCGGAACTGGCGTTCGAAGGCGCACTGCGTCCGCGATCGCTCTCCGAGTTCGTCGGGCAGTCCAAGGCCCGCGGGCAACTGCAGCTGCTCATCACCGCCGCCGGGATGCAGAACCGCACGCCGGACCACATCCTCCTCGCGGGTCCGCCCGGTCTCGGCAAGACGACGCTCGCCATGATCGTCGCGCACGAGACGGGCAAGCCGCTCCGACTGACGAGCGGCCCGGCGATCCAGCACGCCGGAGACCTTGCCGCCGTCCTGTCCTCCCTGACGCCGGGCGAGGTCCTGTTCATCGACGAGATCCACCGCATGGCCCGGCCGGCGGAGGAGATGCTCTACCTCGCGATGGAGGACTTCCGCATCGACATCATGGTCGGCAAGGGTGCCGGTGCGACGAGCATCCCGCTGGAGCTCGCTCCGTTCACGCTCGTCGGCGCCACCACGAGGTCCGGACTCCTGCCGAACCCGCTGCGTGACCGCTTCGGGTTCACCGCGCACCTCGAGTTCTACGACGAGCCGGAACTCCAGCAGGTGCTCCACCGGACGGCGGACATGCTCGGTCTCGACATCGATGCCCGCGCGGTCGAAGAGATCGCCGGTCGGTGTCGGGGAACCCCTCGGATAGCGAACCGGCTGTTGCGTCGGGTCCGCGACTACGCGCTCGTGCATGGCGGCCGTGCCGACCTCGACACGGTCCGGGCAGCCCTCGAGCTCTACGACGTCGACGCCCTCGGCCTCGACCGTCTCGACCGCTCGGTGATGGAGGGCATGTTGGATCGTTTCGCCGGGGGCCCGGTCGGCCTCAGCACCCTGGCGGTCTCCGTGGGTGAGGAACCCGAGACGATCGAGTCCGTCGTGGAGCCGTTCCTCGTCCGGATCGGCCTCATCACGCGGACACCGCGGGGCCGTGTGGCGACGCCGTCGGCCTGGCGCCACTTTGGCAGAACACCTTCCCAGCCCGGCGCCACCCTCGATGGCCTATAA
- the ruvA gene encoding Holliday junction branch migration protein RuvA: MISSLRGTVLSAVGNLVVVEVGGVGFAVQVTPAHALSLRVGSEALLSTTLIVREDSLSLFGFRSAEELSVFELLVSVTGVGPKSALGVLEALTPEQIATAIAADDDAPFRKVSGIGPKTAKLITLSLAGKLRVTRTAPEAPATTVNAAAVADQVVTALIGLGWPEKTATQAVVEASAEASAADLSAVPSLIRLALGRLGPAHAGGRTS; this comes from the coding sequence ATGATCTCCTCCCTCCGTGGCACCGTTCTGAGCGCGGTCGGCAACCTCGTGGTGGTCGAGGTCGGCGGGGTCGGCTTCGCGGTCCAGGTGACCCCGGCGCACGCGCTGTCGTTGCGCGTCGGCTCCGAGGCCCTGCTCTCCACCACCCTCATCGTCCGCGAGGACTCGCTGTCCCTGTTCGGCTTCCGGTCCGCCGAGGAGTTGTCGGTCTTCGAACTCCTCGTCAGCGTCACCGGCGTCGGCCCGAAGTCGGCGCTCGGTGTGCTCGAGGCCCTCACTCCGGAGCAGATCGCGACCGCCATCGCCGCCGATGACGACGCGCCGTTCCGGAAGGTCTCCGGCATCGGCCCGAAGACCGCCAAACTCATCACCCTCTCGCTCGCCGGCAAGCTGCGCGTCACCCGCACGGCCCCGGAGGCTCCGGCCACCACGGTCAACGCCGCCGCGGTCGCCGATCAGGTCGTGACGGCCCTCATCGGCCTGGGGTGGCCTGAGAAGACCGCGACCCAGGCGGTCGTCGAGGCCTCTGCCGAGGCGAGCGCCGCCGATCTCTCCGCGGTCCCGTCCCTCATCCGTCTGGCCCTCGGGAGACTCGGTCCGGCGCATGCCGGAGGCCGCACCTCGTGA
- the ruvC gene encoding crossover junction endodeoxyribonuclease RuvC, which yields MTLRVLGIDPGLTRCGVGVVDVMPGRKATMVEYGAIRTDAHAPLEQRLLLIAQGIAEAIERTSPTAMAVERVFAQHNVRTVMGTAQASGLALHAAAANGIPVGLHTPSEVKAAVTGYGRADKLQVQTMVARILGLDELPKPADAADALALAICHAWRPVVSTAATPAGASPRGSAALTPAQLAWAAAERGGGPREAAVRARAAQSPRLEA from the coding sequence ATGACTCTGCGTGTCCTCGGCATCGATCCCGGCCTGACCCGATGCGGGGTGGGCGTCGTGGACGTCATGCCGGGACGGAAGGCCACGATGGTGGAGTACGGCGCCATCCGCACCGACGCGCACGCGCCTCTCGAACAACGGCTGCTGCTGATCGCTCAGGGCATCGCCGAGGCGATCGAACGCACGTCGCCGACCGCCATGGCCGTCGAACGGGTGTTCGCGCAGCACAACGTCCGGACCGTCATGGGCACGGCCCAGGCGAGCGGCCTGGCGCTGCACGCTGCGGCCGCGAACGGGATTCCCGTCGGACTGCACACCCCGAGCGAGGTCAAAGCCGCCGTGACCGGGTACGGACGCGCCGACAAACTCCAGGTGCAGACGATGGTCGCGCGGATCCTGGGTCTCGACGAGCTGCCCAAACCGGCCGACGCCGCCGACGCCCTGGCACTCGCCATCTGCCACGCCTGGAGACCGGTCGTATCGACCGCCGCGACGCCGGCCGGTGCATCACCGCGGGGGAGCGCCGCGCTCACCCCGGCGCAGCTCGCCTGGGCTGCTGCGGAGCGGGGCGGGGGTCCACGCGAGGCGGCGGTCCGAGCCCGCGCCGCCCAGAGCCCTAGGCTGGAAGCATGA
- a CDS encoding YebC/PmpR family DNA-binding transcriptional regulator: MSGHSKWATTKHKKAVIDGRRAKSFAKLIKNIEVAAKMGGADLAGNPTLQDAIQKAKKTSVPNDNIDRAVKRGAGLTGEVIDYTTIMYEGYGPNGVALLVECLTDNKNRAAADVRTLMSRNGGTMADPGSVAYNFQRKGLIVVQAEGTTEDDVLAAVLDAGAEEVNAEAETFEVVTEPSDMVATRTALQEAGIDYDSADVAFVPSLKVEIDADTARKVFKLIDALEDNDDVQNIYSNFDLTPEVQAELESDDE; the protein is encoded by the coding sequence ATGTCCGGACACTCCAAGTGGGCCACGACCAAGCACAAGAAGGCGGTCATCGACGGCCGTCGCGCGAAGTCCTTCGCCAAGCTCATCAAGAACATCGAGGTCGCCGCCAAGATGGGCGGTGCAGACCTCGCGGGCAACCCGACGCTGCAGGACGCCATCCAGAAGGCGAAGAAGACCTCGGTCCCGAACGACAACATCGACCGCGCCGTCAAGCGTGGCGCCGGCCTCACCGGCGAGGTCATCGATTACACCACGATCATGTACGAGGGGTACGGTCCGAACGGCGTCGCCCTCCTCGTCGAGTGCCTCACCGACAACAAGAACCGAGCCGCAGCCGACGTCCGGACACTGATGTCCCGCAACGGCGGCACCATGGCCGACCCGGGCTCCGTCGCCTACAACTTCCAGCGCAAGGGACTCATCGTCGTCCAGGCCGAGGGCACCACCGAGGACGACGTCCTCGCCGCGGTGCTCGACGCCGGTGCCGAGGAGGTCAACGCCGAGGCCGAGACCTTCGAGGTCGTCACCGAGCCGAGCGACATGGTCGCGACCCGCACGGCGTTGCAGGAGGCGGGCATCGACTACGACTCGGCCGATGTCGCCTTCGTCCCGAGCCTCAAGGTCGAGATCGACGCCGACACCGCCCGGAAGGTCTTCAAGCTGATCGATGCGCTCGAGGACAACGACGACGTCCAGAACATCTACAGCAACTTCGACCTGACCCCCGAGGTGCAGGCCGAGTTGGAGTCCGACGACGAGTAG
- the pdxT gene encoding pyridoxal 5'-phosphate synthase glutaminase subunit PdxT, with the protein MTTRPRVGVLALQGDFREHAAVLEHLGADVRLVRRPSELSDVDGLVLPGGESSVMEKLARAFDLVDPLRQAIAEGLPVYGTCAGLILLADRILDGIAGQHGLGGLDVSVRRNAFGSQLDSFETELRIPVLGEPPVHAVFIRAPVVEEAGPGVTPLASLPDGRMVAVQQGRLLGTSFHPEVTGDTRFHAYFLDTVRSAV; encoded by the coding sequence ATGACGACGCGACCACGGGTGGGCGTCCTCGCGCTCCAAGGGGACTTCCGCGAGCACGCGGCGGTGCTCGAACACCTCGGAGCGGACGTCAGGCTGGTCAGGCGTCCGTCCGAGCTCTCGGATGTCGACGGACTCGTCCTCCCCGGTGGCGAATCGAGCGTCATGGAGAAGCTCGCGCGTGCCTTCGACCTCGTCGACCCGTTGCGCCAGGCGATCGCCGAGGGACTGCCGGTGTACGGCACCTGCGCCGGCCTGATCCTGCTGGCGGATCGCATCCTCGACGGCATCGCCGGGCAGCACGGTCTCGGCGGACTCGACGTGTCCGTCCGCCGCAACGCCTTCGGCTCGCAGCTCGACTCCTTCGAGACGGAGCTGCGCATCCCGGTCCTCGGCGAACCCCCGGTGCACGCGGTCTTCATCCGCGCGCCGGTCGTGGAGGAGGCGGGTCCCGGCGTGACGCCACTCGCCTCGTTACCGGACGGCCGGATGGTCGCCGTCCAGCAGGGGCGACTGCTCGGCACCTCCTTCCACCCGGAGGTGACCGGGGACACCCGCTTCCACGCCTACTTCCTCGACACGGTCCGTTCGGCCGTTTGA
- the pdxS gene encoding pyridoxal 5'-phosphate synthase lyase subunit PdxS, with protein sequence MTDSSTTTGQHGSNRVKRGLAEMLKGGVIMDVVTAEQARIAEDAGAVAVMALERVPADIRSQGGVARMSDPGLIESIIAEVSIPVMAKARIGHFVEAQVLQALDVDYIDESEVLSPADYVNHIDKWNFDVPFVCGATNLGEALRRITEGAAMIRSKGEAGTGDVSEATKHIRKIRSEIASLSSMSKDELYVAAKELQAPYDLVVEIAETGKLPVVLFTAGGVATPADAAMMMQLGADGVFVGSGIFKSGNPAQRAAAVVKATTFFDDPAVIAEVSRGLGEAMVGINVADLAAPHRLSERGW encoded by the coding sequence ATGACCGACAGCAGCACGACCACTGGACAGCACGGCTCGAACCGCGTGAAGCGAGGCCTCGCCGAGATGCTCAAGGGCGGCGTCATCATGGACGTCGTCACCGCCGAGCAGGCCCGCATCGCCGAGGACGCCGGGGCCGTCGCCGTGATGGCCCTCGAGCGCGTTCCCGCCGACATCCGCTCGCAGGGTGGCGTTGCTCGGATGAGCGACCCCGGCCTCATCGAGTCCATCATCGCCGAGGTGTCCATCCCGGTGATGGCCAAGGCCCGTATCGGTCACTTCGTCGAGGCGCAGGTGCTGCAGGCGCTCGACGTCGACTACATCGACGAGTCCGAGGTGCTGAGTCCGGCCGACTACGTCAACCACATCGACAAGTGGAACTTCGACGTCCCGTTCGTCTGCGGCGCGACCAACCTGGGCGAGGCGCTGCGGCGGATCACCGAGGGCGCTGCGATGATCCGTTCGAAGGGGGAGGCGGGCACGGGCGACGTCTCCGAGGCGACGAAGCACATCCGGAAGATCCGCTCGGAGATCGCGAGCCTGTCGTCGATGTCGAAGGACGAGCTCTACGTCGCCGCCAAGGAGCTGCAGGCTCCCTACGACCTCGTCGTCGAGATCGCCGAGACCGGCAAGCTGCCCGTGGTGCTGTTCACCGCCGGCGGCGTCGCGACGCCTGCCGACGCAGCGATGATGATGCAGCTCGGGGCAGACGGTGTCTTCGTCGGCTCGGGCATCTTCAAGTCCGGCAACCCCGCCCAGCGCGCGGCGGCGGTCGTCAAGGCGACGACGTTCTTCGATGATCCCGCCGTCATCGCCGAGGTCTCGCGCGGACTCGGCGAGGCGATGGTCGGTATCAACGTCGCCGACCTCGCGGCCCCGCACCGGCTCTCCGAGCGTGGCTGGTAG